One genomic window of Garra rufa chromosome 24, GarRuf1.0, whole genome shotgun sequence includes the following:
- the pkia gene encoding cAMP-dependent protein kinase inhibitor alpha has protein sequence MTDVEVTYEDFIASGRTGRRNAVHDILGTSSGLDASGLSQTLSELNISKEEAGNDEEKSQNLADSEPKQEEGKGEGT, from the exons ATGACTGATGTCGAGGTGACGTATGAAGACTTCATCGCCTCTGGACGGACCGGCAGACGCAATGCTGTACACGACATCCTGGGAACCTCCAGCGGCCTGGACGCTAGCGGACTCTCCCAAACTCTGTCTGAGCTCAATATCAGTAAAGAAG AGGCAGGGAACGATGAAGAGAAAAGCCAAAACTTGGCAGACTCCGAACCCAAGCAGGAAGAAGGCAAAGGAGAAGGTACATAA